In a single window of the Ruminococcus albus 7 = DSM 20455 genome:
- a CDS encoding haloacid dehalogenase-like hydrolase, which translates to MDDIKVFDFDNTLYHGESSVDLAFYMIRRNKRILLYVPSILINLAKYKMCLVDKEKAEQSINEFLKIAVKDKYEAADIVKCFWKENSHRLDKNMIKRISKNDVIITAGPDMLIDGIRDKLGNDNILSSVIDPDKREMIYFNFGENKARRYKEIYGDTPIDSFYTDSFNDKPLMKLADKVYIVEKGRLKKMTEQSRARL; encoded by the coding sequence GTGGACGATATAAAAGTATTTGATTTCGATAACACCCTATACCACGGCGAAAGTTCGGTGGATCTTGCGTTTTATATGATACGCAGAAACAAAAGGATACTGCTGTATGTACCATCGATACTGATAAATCTGGCTAAGTACAAGATGTGTCTTGTGGACAAGGAAAAAGCAGAACAAAGCATAAACGAATTTCTGAAAATAGCTGTCAAAGACAAGTACGAAGCTGCTGATATTGTAAAATGCTTCTGGAAAGAGAACAGCCACAGACTGGATAAAAATATGATAAAGCGCATAAGCAAGAACGATGTTATTATAACAGCAGGTCCTGATATGCTTATTGACGGCATAAGGGACAAACTAGGTAATGATAATATACTCAGCAGCGTTATCGACCCCGACAAACGTGAAATGATATATTTCAACTTCGGTGAGAACAAAGCCAGACGCTACAAAGAAATTTACGGTGACACCCCTATCGACAGCTTCTACACCGATTCATTCAATGACAAGCCCCTTATGAAGCTTGCTGACAAAGTATATATCGTCGAAAAAGGCAGACTGAAAAAAATGACTGAGCAAAGCAGAGCAAGGCTCTGA
- the tnpA gene encoding IS66 family insertion sequence element accessory protein TnpA: protein MDKTTSITTIKKEMQLQEWSAQIKAQQASGLTIREWCKENGIKPNTYYNRLRKVREKYIENSPTIVPVSVPCSNENIRIEKNGLQISLPADISADTLTALVHELC from the coding sequence ATGGACAAAACAACATCCATCACAACAATCAAAAAAGAAATGCAGCTTCAGGAATGGTCTGCGCAGATCAAAGCACAGCAGGCAAGCGGTCTGACGATCCGGGAATGGTGCAAAGAAAATGGGATCAAGCCAAACACGTATTACAACCGCCTAAGAAAAGTGCGTGAAAAGTATATCGAAAATTCTCCGACCATCGTTCCTGTATCAGTTCCTTGCTCAAACGAAAATATCCGCATTGAGAAAAACGGACTTCAAATATCTCTTCCGGCAGATATATCTGCGGACACTCTGACCGCTTTGGTGCATGAGCTATGCTGA
- the tnpB gene encoding IS66 family insertion sequence element accessory protein TnpB (TnpB, as the term is used for proteins encoded by IS66 family insertion elements, is considered an accessory protein, since TnpC, encoded by a neighboring gene, is a DDE family transposase.) — protein sequence MLNDLAADAQVYLVTGYTDLRRGIDGLATIVQAQLRLDPFSKALFLFCGRRCDRIKGLLWEGDGFLLLYKRLDNGRFQWPRSETEAVMLTSQQIRWLLEGLKIEQPKAIREGKPGALY from the coding sequence ATGCTGAATGATCTGGCAGCGGACGCACAGGTCTATCTTGTTACGGGATACACCGACCTTCGACGCGGGATAGACGGACTTGCGACTATCGTTCAGGCTCAGCTTCGACTTGACCCGTTCTCGAAAGCATTGTTTTTGTTCTGCGGCAGACGTTGTGACCGCATCAAAGGTCTGCTGTGGGAGGGCGATGGTTTTCTGCTGCTGTACAAGCGCCTTGACAACGGAAGATTTCAGTGGCCGCGCAGTGAAACAGAAGCTGTAATGCTCACATCTCAGCAAATTCGCTGGCTTTTAGAAGGTTTGAAGATCGAACAGCCGAAAGCTATCCGTGAAGGAAAACCGGGCGCGCTGTATTAA
- a CDS encoding IS66 family transposase zinc-finger binding domain-containing protein — MSEQNMTSEIVSLRNENAVLKEELALANQQLEWFRKQIFGRKTEQTAVVMEKEFGVQLSMFGKEEKSVYKEHGTITVPEHKRKKKRTYDDWMSSLPVKEEHHEIKDPVCEICGAKMVEIGDEKAYDELVYSPAKFYIRRHIVHKYKCPECGEKPEERDEPCHIIRAPYPHAMIPGSYCSPELLAHIIYEKYAKVSTSAPSGKGLFLNFPKKDTFAKSDYV; from the coding sequence ATGTCCGAACAAAATATGACATCGGAAATAGTATCACTCCGTAATGAAAATGCTGTCCTCAAAGAAGAACTAGCACTTGCCAACCAGCAGCTGGAATGGTTCAGAAAGCAGATATTCGGAAGAAAAACGGAGCAGACAGCTGTTGTCATGGAGAAAGAATTCGGTGTTCAGCTATCGATGTTCGGGAAAGAAGAAAAGTCTGTATATAAAGAGCATGGAACAATAACTGTTCCCGAACACAAGCGCAAGAAAAAGCGAACTTATGATGACTGGATGAGCAGTCTTCCTGTTAAAGAGGAACATCATGAGATCAAAGATCCCGTCTGTGAGATATGCGGCGCGAAAATGGTGGAGATCGGTGATGAAAAGGCTTATGATGAGCTTGTATATTCACCCGCCAAATTCTATATCCGCAGACATATCGTACATAAATACAAGTGTCCCGAGTGCGGAGAAAAGCCCGAAGAAAGAGACGAACCTTGTCATATCATCCGTGCGCCATATCCTCACGCTATGATCCCGGGAAGCTATTGCTCTCCCGAACTTCTGGCTCATATCATCTACGAAAAATATGCAAAAGTCAGTACCTCTGCACCGTCAGGAAAAGGACTTTTTTTAAATTTCCCAAAAAAAGATACCTTTGCTAAAAGCGACTATGTCTAA
- a CDS encoding carbohydrate binding domain-containing protein → MSRPKPITQRLLSVLSSAALAASCMAAACGEMPVTTAHALETGQVANPIIWADVPDPDIIRVGDTYYMVSTTMYFSPGVPVMKSKDLVSWEICSYVYDTMADGAKQTLSNGQHDYSHGSWAASLRYHKGTFFVFFGSYGTNKSYIYKTNDIENGSWTKSEISGMYHDASILFDDDGRNYLVYGGDGNIKIKELNSQMTGFAYGAQERTIIRTGLSGLAGEGAHVQKINGWYYVFLIAWPSGSKRIELCYRSKSLTGTFEGKTVLDSGLGTYGSGVAQGGIVDTPDGDWYGLLFQDHGAVGRIPVLVPVTWQNDWPIMGVNGKAPVVLDIPGDHKGTQLAVDDEFVYSNNKLKPEWQWNHNPDNRYWSLTERPGWLRLKNGYTAKSIMNARNTLTMRTEGPSCSGIIKMDVSNMKPGDYAGLSAFQYNYGNIGVRITDSGEKKIYMATNGNYGGNDVMNSADKIQEEVSFSGSTVFLKTEFQFNTVDGNYNVSNNIDKVNFYYSLDGISWKKIGSQLSMTYDLKLFTGYRNAIFSYATKSTGGFVDVDYFDYERAEWNPPSVVEPDADGYLLHDTFENGIGKWSARGGCTAAVSTDSKYSGSYSLSLSERTAAWNGGMRSLSTNIFVPGKSYAFSACFINREGPDTAEFKLTLQYDLNGQTNYDKIAQETGDRGKYVQLYNSSYTIPSGATNLVLVAETTEENCDFYIDEVIAAPAGTKIDAPSASVSQGNTSGTETSSYIFHDTFENGTDDWSARGGCTAAASSSAKYKGSKSLSLSGRSGAWNGGQKSLSTSAFVPGKSYTFSACFANLEGSDTTEFKLTLQYDLNGETKYDKIAQAYADRGKFVQLYNPSYTIPSGAENLVLVAETTQELCDFYIDEIIAAPAGTKINRSAAPVTGDVDLDGNITIKDLIELKKGMIRGINNSASKYNADIDRSGAVDENDEALLRSYLLGEIKEFPVINTHLSMKDFTAKVQNGIVEKEPDSANSSKNGVAYGEILKKSYYSTTCNRQKDVNILLPPNYDPNKQYPVMYILHGYYEGIDRMLTKGNADMHTREMIGNAIAEGAAKEMICVFPDVFSSPTLRSCTGMDETNNQAYDNFINDLTKDLMPYIAKNFSIKTGQDNTAITGFSMGGRESLLIGMKRPDLFGYIGAICPAPGVSGSFRWSGDDQPYFLMITAGSDDKTVYDNPKNYHSSFEKNGVPHIWHYVNGGYHGDNCIRAHLYNFFRIAFKN, encoded by the coding sequence ATGTCAAGACCAAAACCGATAACCCAAAGACTACTGTCAGTATTGTCATCAGCGGCACTTGCAGCATCCTGTATGGCAGCCGCTTGCGGAGAGATGCCTGTGACAACTGCACACGCTCTTGAAACAGGACAGGTAGCTAACCCAATAATATGGGCAGATGTTCCCGACCCTGATATAATAAGGGTCGGTGATACTTACTATATGGTAAGTACTACCATGTACTTCAGCCCCGGCGTGCCTGTTATGAAATCGAAAGACCTTGTATCATGGGAGATATGCTCCTATGTTTATGATACCATGGCTGACGGTGCTAAGCAGACGCTTTCAAACGGCCAGCATGACTATTCTCACGGTTCATGGGCTGCAAGTCTGAGATATCACAAAGGAACGTTCTTTGTATTTTTCGGAAGCTACGGCACGAACAAGTCATATATTTACAAGACAAATGATATCGAGAACGGCAGCTGGACAAAAAGTGAGATAAGCGGTATGTACCATGATGCTTCTATCCTTTTCGATGACGACGGAAGAAACTATCTCGTTTACGGCGGCGACGGCAATATCAAGATCAAGGAGCTCAACTCACAGATGACAGGATTTGCATACGGCGCACAGGAGCGTACTATCATCAGGACAGGTCTTTCGGGACTTGCGGGCGAGGGCGCTCATGTACAGAAAATAAACGGCTGGTACTACGTATTCCTTATAGCATGGCCAAGCGGCAGCAAAAGGATCGAACTTTGCTACCGCAGCAAGAGCCTTACCGGAACTTTTGAAGGCAAGACCGTACTTGATTCGGGACTCGGCACCTACGGTTCAGGAGTGGCTCAGGGCGGTATAGTAGATACACCCGACGGTGATTGGTACGGACTTCTTTTCCAGGATCATGGTGCGGTCGGACGTATACCTGTTCTTGTCCCTGTTACTTGGCAGAACGACTGGCCGATCATGGGTGTAAACGGCAAAGCACCTGTAGTACTGGATATTCCCGGTGATCACAAAGGCACACAGCTTGCCGTGGATGACGAATTTGTTTACAGCAATAATAAGCTTAAACCTGAATGGCAGTGGAACCATAACCCTGACAACAGGTACTGGTCCCTTACCGAAAGACCGGGCTGGCTGCGCCTTAAAAACGGTTACACAGCAAAAAGCATAATGAATGCCAGAAATACACTGACCATGAGAACAGAAGGTCCCTCCTGTTCCGGCATTATAAAAATGGATGTATCCAATATGAAACCGGGCGACTATGCAGGTCTTTCAGCTTTCCAGTATAACTACGGAAATATAGGAGTGCGTATTACAGACAGCGGTGAAAAAAAGATCTACATGGCTACAAATGGCAATTACGGTGGAAACGATGTAATGAACAGCGCTGACAAGATACAGGAAGAAGTATCATTCAGCGGAAGTACTGTATTTTTAAAAACAGAATTTCAGTTCAATACCGTTGACGGAAATTATAACGTATCCAACAACATAGACAAGGTTAATTTTTATTACTCTCTTGACGGTATATCATGGAAAAAGATAGGCAGTCAGCTGAGTATGACTTATGATCTAAAACTTTTCACAGGATACAGAAATGCTATATTCAGCTACGCTACAAAGTCAACAGGCGGTTTCGTTGATGTTGACTATTTTGACTATGAACGCGCTGAGTGGAATCCGCCTTCCGTAGTTGAACCTGATGCGGACGGCTACCTGCTCCATGATACTTTTGAAAACGGCATTGGTAAATGGTCTGCAAGAGGCGGCTGTACAGCTGCTGTAAGCACTGATTCAAAATACAGCGGATCATACTCATTAAGTCTTTCGGAAAGAACTGCAGCATGGAACGGCGGAATGAGATCATTGAGCACCAATATATTCGTACCGGGCAAAAGCTATGCGTTCAGCGCCTGCTTTATAAATCGGGAAGGTCCTGACACTGCAGAATTCAAGCTCACATTACAGTACGATCTGAACGGTCAGACAAATTATGACAAGATAGCTCAGGAAACAGGCGACCGCGGCAAGTATGTACAGCTTTACAATTCTTCATATACTATCCCATCCGGTGCTACTAATCTTGTGCTGGTAGCTGAGACCACCGAGGAGAACTGTGATTTCTATATTGATGAAGTTATAGCTGCTCCCGCCGGGACAAAGATAGATGCACCTTCCGCATCAGTATCACAAGGAAACACTTCCGGAACCGAAACAAGCAGCTACATTTTCCATGATACTTTTGAAAACGGTACAGATGACTGGTCTGCAAGAGGCGGATGCACAGCTGCTGCAAGCTCCTCTGCCAAGTATAAAGGCTCCAAATCACTCAGCCTTTCGGGAAGGAGCGGAGCATGGAACGGCGGACAGAAGTCCCTGAGCACAAGTGCATTCGTACCGGGCAAGAGCTACACATTCAGTGCCTGCTTTGCAAATCTTGAAGGTTCAGACACCACTGAGTTCAAACTAACATTACAGTACGACCTGAACGGCGAAACGAAATATGACAAGATAGCACAAGCTTATGCCGACCGAGGAAAGTTCGTACAACTGTACAATCCTTCGTACACTATCCCAAGCGGTGCCGAGAATCTTGTTCTCGTGGCAGAAACCACACAGGAGCTTTGTGATTTCTATATAGATGAGATCATTGCTGCTCCTGCAGGCACTAAGATAAACAGATCTGCAGCACCCGTAACAGGCGATGTTGATCTTGACGGAAATATCACGATAAAGGATCTTATAGAACTCAAAAAAGGCATGATCAGGGGTATAAACAACAGTGCTTCAAAATACAATGCTGATATAGACCGCAGCGGTGCTGTTGATGAAAACGACGAAGCCCTGCTCAGGTCATATCTTCTGGGTGAGATCAAAGAATTTCCTGTAATAAACACACATCTTTCAATGAAGGATTTCACCGCAAAGGTCCAGAACGGTATAGTTGAAAAAGAGCCTGATTCAGCAAATAGTTCAAAGAATGGTGTAGCTTACGGTGAGATACTGAAAAAGAGCTACTATTCGACCACCTGCAACAGACAAAAGGACGTAAATATCCTTCTGCCCCCGAACTATGATCCCAACAAGCAATATCCCGTAATGTACATCCTTCACGGCTACTATGAGGGTATCGACAGAATGCTCACAAAAGGAAATGCCGATATGCATACCCGCGAAATGATAGGAAATGCTATTGCAGAAGGAGCAGCCAAGGAAATGATCTGCGTATTCCCTGATGTATTCTCAAGTCCTACCCTGAGATCCTGTACAGGTATGGATGAAACAAACAATCAGGCATACGATAACTTCATAAACGATCTGACCAAGGATCTTATGCCATATATTGCGAAAAATTTCAGTATCAAAACAGGTCAGGACAATACTGCTATCACAGGCTTCTCAATGGGCGGACGTGAATCGCTCCTGATCGGAATGAAGCGCCCCGACTTATTCGGCTACATCGGTGCGATATGCCCTGCTCCCGGAGTATCAGGTTCATTCAGATGGAGCGGTGATGATCAGCCCTACTTCCTGATGATAACTGCCGGCAGCGACGATAAGACCGTTTATGACAATCCCAAAAACTACCACTCCAGCTTTGAAAAGAATGGTGTGCCTCATATATGGCACTATGTAAACGGCGGCTATCACGGAGATAACTGTATAAGAGCTCACCTCTATAACTTCTTCCGCATAGCTTTCAAGAACTGA
- a CDS encoding CTP synthase, giving the protein MRKYIFVTGGVVSGLGKGITAASLGRLLKDRGLLVAAQKLDPYINVDPGTMSPYQHGEVYVTEDGAETDLDLGHYERFIDEDLNKYSNLTTGKVYWNVLNKERRGEYLGSTVQVIPHITNEIKDFVYSVGKKTDADVIITEIGGTIGDIESQPFLEAVRQISLEVGRENSLFIHVTLVPFLSGSDEHKSKPTQHSVKELQGMGINPDIIVLRCDRPLEEQIFHKIAMFCNVKPECVIENITLPCLYEAPLMLESSNFSQVVCDRLGIDAKPSATGEWKALVERIKSIDKTVRIGLVGKYTELHDAYLSVAEALRHAGYSCGVNIDIRWIDSEKITEANVAEILAEVNGIIVPGGFGTRGIKGMIEAVRYARENDMPFFGICLGMQIAVIEYARNVCGIADADSGEFDELCKNKVIDFMPDQSSSAPKGGTLRLGAYPCKIKQGTTMERCYGSDEISERHRHRYEVNNSYRDTLEKGGLVLSGLSPDGELVETVELTDRDFYVGVQYHPEFKSRPNRPHPLFAGFVSAVIKKEDNNA; this is encoded by the coding sequence ATGAGAAAGTATATTTTCGTGACGGGCGGCGTTGTATCGGGTCTTGGCAAGGGCATAACCGCGGCATCACTTGGCAGACTTCTGAAAGACAGGGGACTGCTGGTGGCAGCACAGAAGCTTGATCCTTACATAAATGTTGATCCGGGTACCATGAGTCCGTACCAGCACGGCGAGGTGTATGTAACTGAGGACGGCGCGGAAACTGATCTTGATCTTGGTCATTACGAAAGATTCATCGACGAGGATCTGAATAAATACTCGAACCTCACCACAGGCAAGGTTTACTGGAACGTTCTCAACAAGGAGAGGCGGGGAGAGTATCTTGGTTCGACGGTCCAGGTGATCCCACACATCACTAATGAGATAAAGGACTTCGTATACAGTGTGGGAAAAAAGACTGATGCTGATGTTATAATAACAGAGATCGGCGGAACTATCGGTGATATCGAATCACAGCCTTTCCTTGAAGCTGTAAGACAAATATCCCTTGAAGTCGGCAGAGAGAACAGTCTGTTCATACACGTTACATTAGTCCCTTTTCTCAGCGGTTCGGATGAACATAAATCCAAGCCGACACAACACTCCGTAAAGGAATTGCAGGGCATGGGCATCAATCCCGACATAATAGTGCTGAGGTGCGACAGACCCCTGGAGGAGCAGATATTCCACAAGATAGCTATGTTCTGCAACGTGAAGCCCGAATGTGTCATCGAGAACATAACGCTGCCATGTTTGTACGAAGCACCGCTGATGCTGGAAAGCTCCAATTTCTCACAGGTGGTATGCGACAGACTGGGAATAGATGCGAAGCCATCCGCTACGGGTGAATGGAAAGCTTTGGTAGAGAGGATCAAGAGTATCGACAAGACTGTAAGGATAGGTCTTGTGGGCAAGTACACCGAGCTCCACGATGCTTATCTTTCAGTTGCTGAAGCACTGCGTCATGCGGGATATTCCTGCGGTGTGAATATAGATATACGCTGGATAGATTCGGAAAAGATAACCGAAGCCAATGTTGCTGAGATCCTTGCTGAAGTAAATGGTATAATCGTTCCCGGCGGATTTGGTACCAGAGGCATAAAGGGCATGATAGAGGCTGTAAGGTATGCACGAGAGAACGATATGCCGTTCTTCGGTATATGTCTGGGTATGCAGATAGCCGTAATTGAGTACGCAAGAAATGTCTGTGGTATCGCGGATGCTGATTCGGGTGAGTTTGACGAACTGTGCAAAAACAAGGTCATCGACTTCATGCCCGACCAGAGCAGTTCGGCACCTAAGGGCGGTACGCTGCGCCTTGGAGCATACCCATGTAAGATAAAGCAGGGTACTACTATGGAGCGCTGTTACGGTTCCGATGAGATAAGCGAAAGACATCGTCACCGCTACGAGGTGAACAACAGCTATCGCGATACCCTTGAAAAGGGAGGACTGGTCCTCAGCGGACTTTCACCCGACGGTGAGCTGGTTGAAACAGTTGAGCTGACAGACAGGGATTTCTATGTTGGTGTGCAGTATCATCCCGAATTCAAGAGCCGCCCCAACCGTCCGCATCCGCTGTTTGCAGGATTTGTATCTGCTGTGATAAAAAAGGAGGATAACAATGCTTAG
- a CDS encoding LL-diaminopimelate aminotransferase — MLRPNMFYGELKDSYLFYNIAQKTKKYLEENEGTHLYRMGIGDVSLPLCDAVIKALHEAAEDQADKSKFNGYMPECGAPFLRNAIAEHYRARGVQLADDEVFVSSGASDELGDILDLFDRENSSLIIEPAYPAYVDANIMGGRKIVHLPSGRENGFLPLPDDSTKADLIYICSPNNPTGAVFSKEQLKAWVDFANRNGSVILFDAAYEAFIEDEDLPRSIFEIDGARTCAIEICSLSKTAGFTGTRLGYTVIPHDLERLCMNFNRMWVRNRTTKTNGVSYIIQKGGSAVFTPEGQKQIRENIAVYKNNAKVLMKALDKLGIWYTGGKNAPYIWMECPDKMGSWDFFDLLLHKAQIVGTPGEGFGKCGEGYFRFSTFGSPEDTEEAAARLLKLLG, encoded by the coding sequence ATGCTTAGACCAAATATGTTTTACGGCGAACTTAAAGACAGCTATCTGTTCTACAATATCGCCCAGAAAACTAAGAAATATCTTGAAGAAAATGAAGGTACACACCTGTACAGAATGGGTATAGGCGACGTTTCGCTGCCGTTGTGTGATGCTGTTATAAAGGCGCTGCACGAGGCTGCCGAGGATCAGGCTGATAAATCGAAATTCAACGGATATATGCCGGAATGCGGTGCACCTTTCCTGCGTAACGCAATAGCTGAGCATTACCGTGCCAGGGGAGTTCAGCTTGCTGACGATGAAGTATTTGTATCAAGCGGTGCTTCTGATGAGCTGGGAGATATACTTGACCTTTTTGACAGAGAGAACAGCTCCCTGATAATCGAACCTGCTTACCCCGCTTACGTTGATGCAAATATAATGGGCGGAAGAAAGATAGTTCATCTTCCTTCGGGTCGTGAGAACGGATTCCTGCCGCTGCCGGATGACAGTACCAAGGCTGATCTGATATATATATGTTCTCCGAACAATCCTACGGGTGCCGTGTTCAGCAAAGAACAACTGAAGGCATGGGTGGATTTCGCAAACAGGAACGGTTCTGTGATACTCTTTGATGCAGCTTATGAAGCATTCATCGAGGACGAGGATCTGCCGAGATCCATATTCGAGATAGATGGTGCACGCACCTGTGCCATAGAGATATGCTCGCTTTCAAAAACAGCTGGATTCACGGGCACAAGACTTGGATATACTGTTATACCACATGACCTCGAAAGGTTATGCATGAACTTCAACCGTATGTGGGTAAGAAACCGAACCACCAAGACGAACGGTGTATCATATATCATCCAGAAGGGCGGATCGGCTGTATTCACTCCGGAGGGACAGAAGCAGATCCGTGAGAATATCGCAGTATACAAGAACAATGCAAAGGTGCTGATGAAAGCGTTGGACAAGCTGGGTATATGGTACACTGGCGGAAAGAATGCGCCGTATATCTGGATGGAATGCCCAGATAAAATGGGCAGCTGGGATTTCTTTGACCTGCTCCTGCATAAAGCGCAGATAGTAGGTACTCCCGGTGAGGGCTTCGGCAAATGCGGTGAGGGTTATTTCAGATTCTCAACCTTCGGAAGTCCCGAGGATACCGAGGAGGCAGCCGCAAGACTGCTGAAGCTGCTTGGCTGA
- a CDS encoding glutamate synthase subunit beta, with protein sequence MGKPTGFLEYNRAETAARTPLDRIKDFNEFHTEISAEHRCEQAARCMDCGVPFCQNGKLIGGMISGCPLNNLIPEWNELLYRGKKEQALMRLLETNNFPEFTSRVCPALCEKACICGIHDDPVTVRENEKAIIENGFSTGLIKPRIPLNRSGKKIAVIGSGPSGLAAADSLNRRGHNVTVFERSDRAGGLLMYGIPNMKLEKDIVTRRTALMELEGVEIRTSCDVGIDISADEILADYDAVILACGSSQPRDITAAGRDANGIHFAVDFLKATTKSLLDSDLKDGSYISAKDKDVVVIGGGDTGNDCVGTAVRHGCKSVTQLEMMPKLPDTRAANNPFPEYPRVCKTDYGQEEAIAVFGSDPRIYETTVKEFIKNDNGELEAIKTVKVRFENKDGRRVLVEVEGSEQVIPCQLCLIAAGFTGCQSYIADAFGVELNVRTNVSTAEGSFASSAEKVFTAGDMHIGQSLVVRAIREGRDCAAEVDRFLMGYTNL encoded by the coding sequence ATGGGTAAACCGACAGGATTTCTGGAATATAACAGGGCGGAGACAGCAGCGCGTACTCCGCTGGACAGGATAAAGGACTTCAATGAATTCCACACGGAGATAAGTGCTGAGCACCGCTGTGAGCAGGCGGCACGCTGTATGGACTGTGGTGTGCCGTTCTGTCAGAACGGTAAGCTCATAGGTGGTATGATATCGGGTTGTCCACTTAATAATCTGATACCCGAATGGAATGAACTGCTTTACCGAGGCAAAAAAGAACAGGCACTCATGCGTCTGCTTGAGACTAACAACTTTCCCGAGTTTACTTCAAGAGTATGTCCGGCTCTTTGTGAAAAGGCTTGTATATGCGGCATACACGATGATCCGGTCACAGTAAGAGAGAATGAGAAGGCTATTATCGAAAATGGTTTCTCCACAGGGCTTATCAAGCCGCGTATTCCTCTGAACAGGAGCGGCAAAAAGATAGCTGTCATCGGCTCGGGTCCCTCGGGTCTGGCAGCTGCTGATTCACTCAACAGGCGCGGACATAACGTTACCGTATTTGAAAGGAGCGACCGTGCAGGCGGTCTGCTTATGTACGGTATACCGAACATGAAGCTTGAAAAGGATATCGTTACACGCAGAACTGCACTTATGGAGCTGGAAGGTGTTGAGATACGCACAAGCTGCGATGTGGGCATTGATATCTCAGCCGATGAGATACTGGCAGACTACGATGCTGTTATCCTCGCCTGCGGTTCCTCCCAGCCCAGGGATATCACAGCAGCAGGACGTGATGCAAATGGTATCCACTTTGCAGTTGATTTCCTGAAAGCCACAACAAAGAGCCTATTGGATTCGGATCTTAAAGACGGTAGCTATATCTCCGCTAAGGATAAGGACGTTGTCGTGATCGGAGGCGGTGATACAGGCAACGACTGTGTAGGTACAGCTGTGCGCCACGGCTGTAAGTCAGTCACCCAGCTTGAAATGATGCCGAAGCTCCCTGATACCCGTGCTGCAAATAACCCTTTCCCCGAGTACCCCAGAGTATGCAAGACCGACTACGGTCAGGAGGAAGCTATCGCGGTATTCGGCAGTGACCCGCGTATCTATGAAACTACAGTCAAGGAGTTCATAAAGAACGATAACGGAGAACTGGAAGCAATAAAGACAGTAAAGGTTAGATTTGAAAACAAGGACGGAAGGAGAGTGCTTGTTGAAGTAGAGGGCAGCGAACAGGTCATACCTTGTCAGCTTTGTCTTATTGCCGCAGGTTTCACGGGCTGCCAGAGCTATATTGCTGATGCATTCGGTGTTGAACTGAATGTACGCACCAACGTCAGCACCGCAGAAGGCAGTTTTGCATCAAGTGCTGAAAAGGTGTTCACTGCAGGTGATATGCACATTGGTCAGTCGCTGGTAGTACGTGCTATACGTGAGGGAAGGGACTGTGCTGCAGAGGTGGACAGGTTCCTGATGGGATATACAAATCTTTGA